One Rhizobiales bacterium GAS188 DNA window includes the following coding sequences:
- a CDS encoding gluconate kinase, SKI family: MPKESHTAPAVLVLMGVSGAGKTTIATLLAKGLGWPYRDADEFHPKANIDKMKSGVPLTDEDRWPWLRAIAAWIDEERANGRHAVVTCSALKRSYREIIIGDRRDVRLVFLKGDKRLLAQRLKARHGHFMPPALLKSQFDDLEEPGPAENPVTVSVDATPDEIVSHILSRLALAAQK; the protein is encoded by the coding sequence ATGCCGAAGGAAAGCCACACGGCTCCTGCCGTCCTCGTGCTCATGGGCGTCTCCGGCGCCGGCAAGACGACGATCGCCACGCTCCTGGCAAAGGGCCTCGGCTGGCCCTATCGCGATGCCGATGAGTTCCATCCCAAAGCCAATATCGACAAGATGAAGAGCGGCGTGCCGCTCACGGATGAGGATCGCTGGCCCTGGCTGCGGGCCATCGCCGCCTGGATCGACGAGGAGCGGGCAAATGGCCGGCACGCCGTCGTAACCTGCTCGGCGCTGAAGCGCAGCTATCGCGAGATCATCATCGGGGACCGTCGCGATGTGCGCCTGGTCTTCCTCAAGGGCGACAAGAGATTGCTGGCGCAGCGGCTCAAGGCGCGCCACGGTCATTTCATGCCGCCCGCGCTGCTCAAGAGCCAATTCGACGATCTCGAGGAACCCGGCCCCGCCGAGAACCCGGTCACGGTCTCGGTCGACGCGACGCCTGACGAGATCGTCTCGCATATCCTCTCGCGGCTGGCGCTGGCGGCTCAGAAGTAA
- a CDS encoding efflux transporter, outer membrane factor (OMF) lipoprotein, NodT family encodes MRLAAQGEGAADGRSGSRAQRRCDTSVLLLVLSAPLLSGCILDSPKPTLDIEVAKSFREARAAPALPPSIDWPRDFRSAELTRLAADAQAGNLDIAAAVARIAQADAQATIDSVGLYPTLGGTANAQRSFSPGTTHSKRGPFKTSSSNLFSLGLTASYAVDFWGLNAANARSGRLLAEASRFDRDVVALTTAASVANSYLAILGAQDRLRIANNNTQIADRVLKAIQNKLAVGTGTAIDVSQQESVAGTQRASIPPLVQTVAQSKNLLAVLMGRTPESSSVKGGSLDSLTVPRVPAGIPSQLLLRRPDIAAAEAQLAAANASVYAARAAFFPNIKLSAQGGVESLLLKTLFRSDAVFGQMAAGLTQPIFDGYNLEGQLELQQGRQAELLQTYRKAIIQAFSDVENALIAVEQTTRHERLEADVVTTSRKAYQLTEQKLREGTIDITTVLNTQQTLFQAEDTLSQIRLQRLLAVVSLYQALGGGWTRDRYPVTKDDEAATQPGPVLPSGVVATPGNQP; translated from the coding sequence GTGAGGCTTGCCGCGCAAGGCGAAGGGGCCGCGGACGGGCGATCCGGATCACGGGCGCAGCGGCGCTGCGACACGTCGGTCCTGCTGCTGGTGCTGTCGGCGCCGCTGCTCAGCGGCTGCATCCTCGATTCGCCAAAGCCGACGCTCGATATCGAGGTCGCGAAATCCTTTCGCGAGGCGCGGGCGGCGCCGGCTCTGCCGCCCTCGATCGACTGGCCGCGCGATTTCCGCTCGGCCGAGCTGACGAGACTTGCCGCCGATGCCCAGGCCGGCAATCTCGATATCGCGGCAGCGGTCGCCCGGATCGCGCAAGCCGATGCCCAGGCGACGATCGACAGCGTCGGCCTGTATCCGACGCTCGGTGGCACCGCCAACGCCCAGCGCAGCTTCTCGCCGGGCACCACTCACAGCAAGCGAGGCCCGTTCAAGACCTCGTCGAGCAACCTGTTCTCGCTCGGCCTGACCGCGAGCTATGCGGTGGATTTCTGGGGCTTGAACGCGGCCAATGCGCGTTCCGGCCGGCTGCTTGCCGAAGCGAGCCGCTTCGACCGCGATGTGGTGGCGCTGACGACGGCGGCCTCAGTCGCCAACAGCTATCTGGCGATCCTGGGCGCGCAGGACCGCCTGCGGATCGCCAACAACAACACGCAGATAGCGGATCGGGTTCTCAAGGCGATCCAGAACAAGCTTGCAGTCGGAACCGGGACGGCCATCGACGTCTCCCAGCAGGAAAGCGTCGCCGGGACCCAACGCGCCTCCATTCCGCCGCTCGTCCAGACGGTCGCGCAGAGCAAGAATCTGCTCGCCGTGCTGATGGGACGCACGCCCGAGAGCTCGTCGGTCAAGGGCGGCAGCCTCGACAGCCTGACGGTGCCGCGCGTCCCCGCCGGCATCCCCTCTCAGCTCCTGCTGCGCCGTCCCGACATCGCCGCGGCCGAGGCTCAGCTTGCAGCGGCCAATGCCAGCGTCTATGCGGCGCGCGCGGCCTTCTTTCCCAACATCAAGCTCAGCGCCCAGGGGGGCGTCGAGAGCCTGCTGCTCAAGACGCTGTTCCGCTCGGACGCGGTGTTCGGGCAGATGGCGGCAGGCCTCACCCAGCCGATCTTCGACGGCTACAACCTCGAGGGGCAGCTCGAGCTGCAGCAGGGCAGGCAGGCCGAGCTCCTGCAGACCTACCGCAAGGCCATCATCCAGGCCTTCAGCGATGTCGAGAACGCGCTGATCGCGGTCGAGCAGACGACGCGCCATGAGCGGCTCGAGGCCGATGTCGTCACCACCTCGCGCAAGGCCTATCAGCTCACCGAGCAGAAGCTTCGAGAAGGAACGATCGACATCACCACCGTGCTCAACACACAACAGACGCTTTTTCAGGCTGAAGATACGCTGTCGCAGATCCGGCTGCAGCGCCTACTGGCCGTCGTCAGCCTCTATCAGGCGCTCGGAGGCGGCTGGACGCGGGATCGCTATCCCGTGACCAAAGACGATGAAGCCGCCACGCAGCCCGGTCCTGTGCTACCCTCAGGAGTTGTTGCCACCCCAGGCAATCAGCCATGA
- a CDS encoding 6-phosphogluconate dehydrogenase, which translates to MQLAMIGLGRMGANIVRRLMRDGHNCVVYDANPKAADALAGEGAVAVKSLAELKAKLTAPRAAWIMVPAGEITERTVEELAGLFEPGDTIIDGGNSFWKDDIRRAKGLAAKGLHYLDVGTSGGVWGIDRGYCMMIGGDKPVVDRLDPIFRTLAPGPGNIPKTPQRDGRDPRAELGYIHAGPSGAGHFVKMVHNGIEYGLMQAYAEGLEILHHADSEQLPPEHRFGLNLPDIAEVWRRGSVISSWLLDLTAAALAGDEKLAAFTGHVEDSGEGRWTVQAAVEEAVPAPVLTTALYTRFRSREAESFADKLLSAMRKGFGGHGEAKLS; encoded by the coding sequence ATGCAACTTGCCATGATCGGTCTCGGCAGAATGGGCGCGAATATCGTGCGCCGCCTGATGCGCGACGGCCATAACTGCGTCGTCTACGACGCCAATCCCAAGGCGGCCGATGCCTTGGCCGGCGAGGGGGCGGTCGCGGTGAAGAGCCTCGCCGAGCTGAAGGCCAAGCTGACGGCGCCGCGCGCCGCCTGGATCATGGTGCCGGCCGGCGAGATCACCGAGCGCACGGTCGAGGAGCTGGCAGGGTTGTTCGAGCCGGGCGACACGATCATCGATGGCGGCAACAGCTTCTGGAAGGATGACATCAGGCGCGCCAAGGGTCTTGCCGCCAAGGGCCTGCACTATCTCGATGTCGGGACGAGCGGCGGTGTCTGGGGCATCGATCGCGGCTATTGCATGATGATCGGGGGCGACAAACCCGTGGTCGACCGTCTCGATCCGATCTTCCGCACCTTGGCGCCAGGTCCCGGAAATATCCCAAAGACGCCGCAGCGGGACGGCCGCGATCCCCGCGCGGAGCTCGGTTACATCCATGCCGGCCCGAGCGGTGCCGGCCACTTCGTCAAGATGGTGCATAACGGCATCGAATACGGGCTGATGCAGGCCTATGCCGAAGGCTTGGAAATCCTCCACCATGCCGACAGCGAGCAACTGCCTCCCGAGCATCGCTTCGGGCTCAACCTCCCCGACATTGCCGAGGTATGGCGGCGGGGCAGCGTCATCTCGTCCTGGCTCCTCGACCTGACCGCGGCTGCGCTCGCCGGCGACGAGAAGCTCGCCGCCTTCACCGGCCATGTCGAGGATTCGGGCGAAGGGCGCTGGACGGTGCAGGCGGCGGTGGAAGAGGCTGTGCCGGCCCCTGTGCTGACCACTGCCCTCTATACGCGCTTCCGTTCGCGCGAAGCCGAGAGCTTCGCCGACAAGTTGCTCTCGGCCATGCGCAAAGGCTTCGGCGGACACGGAGAGGCAAAGCTCAGCTAG
- a CDS encoding membrane fusion protein, multidrug efflux system yields MKRILLLLLIVAGGAYYANQAGLVPGWEPVPLPQWVPDWARIAPHAASPDGAAGRGGGQRSGQGRSGQGRNGQGGGGDGPIPVVAAAARYEDVPVTADAVGTVQALNTVTVRAQVDGKLIELDFKDGQDVKKGDVLARIDPATYQAQYDQAVAKKAQDEATLANARNDLVRYQRLASTEAGSKQQADTQKALVAQLEAQVAGDQAAIDNTKATLAYTTIVAPIDGRTGIRLVDQGNILRSSDIAGIVVITQVKPITVLFNLPQQQLRAVNASMVKGPVAVNVLEADNTTVIDKGIIQVIDNQVDQTTGTIKFKALYPNANLQLWPGQFVNVRLYVDVLEHAVVVPTAAVQRGPNGAYVYVLGGNSKVALRNVMVGRQNETEAVITSGLQPPEQVITTGFARLTDGSEVRIAPPEAASGAAAPASPAIASPAVASPAQASPAQASPAPASPAQASPAPASPAPASPAPASPAQASPAPASPAQAGAAAAVVADPPAARPPDSGAQAGTPGRRPSGEGGAGRRQRGQRPPGEGQAASPAPPAPSPGAPPGAPPSQ; encoded by the coding sequence ATGAAACGCATACTGCTCCTGCTCTTGATCGTGGCCGGCGGCGCCTATTACGCCAACCAGGCCGGGCTGGTGCCCGGCTGGGAGCCGGTGCCGCTGCCGCAATGGGTTCCCGATTGGGCCCGCATCGCGCCGCATGCGGCGAGCCCGGATGGGGCCGCCGGGCGCGGAGGCGGTCAGCGCAGCGGCCAAGGGCGCTCCGGGCAAGGGCGTAACGGCCAGGGCGGCGGAGGTGACGGCCCCATTCCGGTCGTGGCCGCTGCGGCCCGCTATGAGGACGTGCCGGTGACGGCGGATGCCGTGGGGACGGTGCAGGCGCTCAACACCGTCACGGTGCGCGCCCAGGTCGACGGCAAGCTGATCGAGCTCGACTTCAAGGATGGCCAGGACGTCAAGAAGGGCGACGTGCTGGCGCGCATCGATCCGGCCACCTATCAGGCGCAATACGATCAGGCGGTGGCCAAGAAGGCGCAGGACGAGGCAACCCTCGCCAATGCCCGCAACGACCTCGTCCGCTACCAGAGGCTCGCCTCGACCGAAGCCGGATCGAAGCAGCAAGCCGACACGCAGAAGGCATTGGTGGCGCAGCTCGAGGCCCAGGTCGCAGGCGACCAGGCCGCGATCGACAACACCAAGGCGACACTCGCCTACACCACGATCGTCGCACCGATCGACGGACGCACCGGCATCAGGCTCGTCGACCAAGGCAATATTCTGCGGTCCTCCGACATAGCCGGCATCGTCGTGATCACGCAGGTCAAGCCGATCACCGTGCTCTTCAACCTGCCGCAGCAGCAATTGCGGGCCGTGAATGCCTCGATGGTGAAAGGCCCGGTCGCAGTCAACGTGCTGGAGGCCGACAACACCACGGTAATCGACAAGGGGATCATCCAGGTCATCGACAACCAGGTCGACCAGACCACCGGCACGATCAAGTTCAAGGCCCTCTACCCGAACGCCAATCTGCAATTATGGCCAGGGCAGTTCGTCAATGTGCGGCTCTATGTGGACGTGCTCGAGCACGCCGTCGTAGTCCCAACCGCAGCGGTCCAGCGCGGCCCGAACGGCGCCTATGTCTACGTGCTCGGGGGCAATTCCAAGGTGGCGCTGCGCAATGTCATGGTCGGGCGCCAGAACGAGACGGAGGCCGTCATCACCTCGGGCCTGCAGCCTCCCGAGCAGGTCATCACCACCGGCTTTGCGCGGCTGACGGACGGAAGCGAGGTGCGCATTGCCCCGCCCGAGGCGGCGTCCGGTGCCGCCGCGCCGGCGAGTCCTGCCATCGCAAGTCCTGCCGTCGCAAGTCCTGCCCAAGCAAGTCCTGCCCAAGCAAGTCCTGCCCCAGCAAGTCCTGCCCAAGCAAGTCCCGCCCCGGCAAGTCCCGCCCCGGCAAGTCCCGCCCCGGCAAGTCCCGCTCAGGCAAGTCCGGCCCCGGCAAGTCCCGCTCAGGCCGGCGCGGCGGCGGCCGTCGTCGCCGATCCGCCGGCTGCTCGCCCCCCCGATAGCGGCGCACAGGCCGGCACCCCCGGCCGCCGACCATCCGGAGAGGGCGGCGCCGGACGTCGTCAGCGCGGACAGCGCCCGCCGGGAGAAGGCCAGGCTGCCTCTCCGGCGCCGCCCGCACCGTCGCCAGGTGCGCCTCCTGGGGCGCCTCCATCGCAATGA